One Silene latifolia isolate original U9 population chromosome 4, ASM4854445v1, whole genome shotgun sequence DNA segment encodes these proteins:
- the LOC141651338 gene encoding uncharacterized protein LOC141651338: protein MGKYIWWIMQKKDHLWVKWVHSIYIKQSDWATYTPNSGANWSWRSICRCKDSFISGYTGIWWQDEDGTYTIAKGYNWLRRDQPEVSWHSWIWNCISLPKHRFIAWLAIRQRLLTKDRLCMMIGCSEDRCDLCGSGKEDHAHLFFQCPYSQRCIQLLSDWCGIILPAANLVEWWSTQSFDSQEKKDTVVVIIVAALYQNWWMRNHCRLEKKIFRPEYVLHRVKEVVRQRCHSQYRENISIAGIIA from the coding sequence ATGGGGAAGTACATCTGGTGGATAATGCAGAAAAAAGATCATCTCTGGGTTAAGTGGGTGCATAGTATTTATATTAAACAGTCTGACTGGGCTACTTATACTCCAAACTCTGGTGCCAACTGGTCCTGGAGAAGTATTTGCAGATGTAAGGATAGTTTTATATCTGGATATACTGGGATTTGGTGGCAGGATGAGGATGGAACATACACTATTGCAAAAGGATATAATTGGCTCAGAAGGGATCAACCTGAGGTCTCTTGGCactcttggatttggaattgCATCAGTCTCCCTAAGCATAGATTTATTGCTTGGTTAGCCATCAGACAGAGACTATTAACGAAAGATAGACTCTGCATGATGATTGGATGTTCTGAGGATAGGTGTGACTTGTGTGGGTCTGGAAAGGAGGATCATGCTCATTTGTTCTTCCAATGCCCTTATAGTCAAAGGTGTATCCAGTTACTCTCAGATTGGTGTGGGATTATATTGCCTGCAGCAAACTTGGTTGAATGGTGGAGTACTCAATCTTTTGATTCACAGGAAAAGAAAGAtactgttgttgttattattgttgctGCACTGTATCAGAATTGGTGGATGCGGAATCACTGCAGGCTAGAGAAGAAAATATTTAGGCCTGAGTATGTTTTACATAGAGTTAAAGAAGTGGTTAGACAAAGATGTCATAGTCAGTATAGAGAGAATATCTCTATTGCTGGGATAATAGCTTGA